One stretch of Saccharomonospora xinjiangensis XJ-54 DNA includes these proteins:
- a CDS encoding SDR family oxidoreductase, producing MAVRKNIVITGASSGLGEGMARRFAAMGRDLALCARRRERLDALAAELTERHPGIRVVVRELDVNDHDRVFTVFEEFRSELGTLDRVVVNAGLGKGQPVGTGHFTANRQTVETNLVAGLAQCEAAVSVFREQNAGHLVVISSFSAVRGMPRNLTAYAASEAGLATLADGIRTDLLSTPVAVTTVLPGYIESEMTRRASGRTPLLASAEAGARALVAAIEKEPARAYVPWWPWTPLSVLVRMLPAGLLRRIG from the coding sequence ATGGCCGTCAGGAAGAACATCGTGATCACCGGCGCGAGCTCGGGCCTCGGTGAGGGAATGGCCCGCCGATTCGCCGCAATGGGCCGTGATCTCGCCCTGTGTGCCCGCCGCCGTGAGCGGCTCGACGCCCTCGCGGCGGAACTCACCGAACGGCACCCCGGCATCCGGGTCGTGGTCCGCGAACTCGACGTCAACGACCATGACCGGGTTTTCACGGTTTTCGAGGAGTTCCGGTCGGAACTCGGCACGCTCGACCGCGTCGTCGTGAACGCGGGCCTCGGCAAGGGGCAACCCGTCGGGACGGGGCATTTCACCGCCAACCGGCAGACCGTGGAGACCAACCTGGTGGCAGGACTCGCCCAGTGCGAGGCCGCCGTGTCGGTCTTCCGGGAACAGAACGCGGGACACCTCGTGGTGATCTCGTCGTTCAGCGCGGTGCGGGGAATGCCGCGCAACCTCACCGCGTACGCCGCTTCGGAGGCGGGCCTCGCCACGCTCGCCGACGGCATCAGGACGGACCTGCTCAGCACTCCTGTCGCCGTCACCACGGTGCTGCCCGGCTACATCGAGTCGGAGATGACCCGCCGCGCCTCAGGCAGAACTCCTCTGCTGGCGAGCGCGGAGGCGGGTGCGAGGGCACTCGTCGCGGCGATCGAGAAGGAACCGGCGAGAGCCTACGTTCCTTGGTGGCCGTGGACACCGCTCAGCGTGCTCGTGCGCATGCTTCCCGCAGGCCTGCTCCGCAGGATCGGCTGA
- a CDS encoding S8 family peptidase, translated as MGTSRKVTRAALTGAVAVGVTGLFATAMAPASAATGEVLHADSAKAIDGSYIVVLKDQQAGSLSASEVAAQARSLAGDYGVAVKQTFDTALDGFTVKADEATAKRLAADESVAFVSQNQRLHISDEPGTRAVSSWGLDRIDQRDLPLDDSYTPPSSAADVTAYIIDTGVSAHSDFGDRLQPGIDFVDNDEDATDENGHGTHVAGTVGGSTYGVAPDVKLVGVRVLDANGSGTTAGVIAGVEWVAENASGPSVANMSLGGGVDEALDEAVRGAIAAGVTFGVAAGNESSDASNSSPARVAEAITVAASDQDDSQASFSNYGDVVDIYAPGVNITSAWHDGSENTISGTSMATPHVVGAAALHLAANPDASPADVADALTSSATPDVISNPTGETPNRLLYVGG; from the coding sequence ATGGGCACCTCAAGGAAAGTCACCAGGGCGGCCCTGACCGGCGCCGTCGCGGTGGGTGTGACAGGACTGTTCGCCACCGCGATGGCTCCGGCGTCGGCCGCGACCGGCGAGGTCCTGCACGCGGACTCGGCGAAGGCGATCGACGGCAGCTACATCGTCGTGCTGAAGGACCAGCAGGCCGGTTCGCTGTCGGCGTCGGAGGTCGCGGCGCAGGCGCGTTCGCTCGCCGGCGACTACGGCGTCGCGGTGAAGCAGACGTTCGACACCGCACTCGACGGGTTCACGGTCAAGGCCGACGAGGCGACCGCGAAGCGGCTGGCCGCCGACGAGTCCGTGGCTTTCGTCAGCCAGAACCAGCGCCTCCACATCTCCGACGAGCCGGGCACACGGGCGGTGTCGTCGTGGGGACTGGACCGCATCGACCAGCGTGACCTGCCGCTCGACGACAGCTACACGCCGCCGAGCTCGGCCGCCGATGTTACGGCGTACATCATCGACACCGGTGTGTCGGCGCACAGTGACTTCGGCGACCGCCTCCAACCGGGCATCGACTTCGTGGACAACGACGAGGACGCCACCGATGAGAACGGCCACGGCACGCATGTGGCCGGCACGGTCGGCGGTTCCACCTACGGCGTCGCCCCCGACGTCAAGCTTGTCGGTGTCCGCGTTCTCGACGCCAACGGCAGCGGCACCACCGCCGGGGTCATCGCGGGTGTCGAGTGGGTCGCGGAGAACGCCTCAGGGCCTTCCGTGGCGAACATGAGCCTCGGCGGCGGTGTTGACGAGGCTCTGGACGAGGCCGTCCGCGGTGCCATCGCGGCCGGTGTCACGTTTGGTGTCGCGGCGGGCAACGAATCGTCCGACGCCAGCAACTCGTCGCCCGCCAGGGTCGCCGAGGCGATCACCGTCGCGGCGAGCGACCAGGACGACAGCCAGGCGTCCTTCTCCAACTACGGCGACGTGGTGGACATCTACGCCCCCGGCGTGAACATCACCTCGGCGTGGCACGACGGCAGCGAGAACACCATCAGCGGTACCTCGATGGCCACCCCGCACGTGGTGGGTGCCGCGGCGCTGCACCTGGCCGCCAACCCGGACGCCTCGCCCGCCGATGTCGCCGACGCGCTGACCTCCTCGGCGACGCCGGACGTCATCTCCAACCCCACAGGTGAGACTCCGAACCGCCTGCTGTACGTGGGAGGCTGA
- a CDS encoding histidine phosphatase family protein: MGVVYLIRHGQASFGADDYDVLSGLGRVQARALGAELARRETAVSLAWCGTLSRQRATAELALAEVTGDISVETDARWNEYDHVEIGAHHGGGLAQDSADPRAYQHMLEKALRAWVEAGADSPCAETWPMFLARVRAAFDDVVSRVGTGERAAVFTSGGVISTLCGDLLGDAVTGLLSLNRVTVNAGLSKAVTGRSGTTLVSFNEHGHVDGETVGLLTYR, translated from the coding sequence ATGGGAGTCGTTTACCTGATCCGGCACGGGCAGGCGTCGTTCGGCGCCGACGACTACGACGTCCTTTCCGGTCTCGGGCGGGTTCAGGCGAGGGCACTCGGCGCCGAACTCGCGCGAAGGGAGACGGCGGTGTCACTGGCGTGGTGTGGCACGCTGTCCCGCCAGCGAGCCACAGCCGAATTGGCGCTCGCCGAGGTCACCGGTGACATCTCCGTGGAGACCGACGCCCGCTGGAACGAGTACGACCACGTCGAGATCGGGGCCCACCACGGTGGCGGGCTCGCGCAGGACAGCGCCGACCCGAGGGCGTACCAGCACATGCTTGAGAAGGCGCTGAGGGCGTGGGTCGAGGCCGGCGCCGACAGCCCGTGCGCCGAGACGTGGCCGATGTTCCTCGCCCGCGTCCGTGCGGCGTTCGACGATGTCGTGTCACGTGTGGGAACGGGGGAGCGGGCTGCCGTCTTCACGTCAGGTGGGGTGATCTCGACGTTGTGCGGCGACCTGCTCGGCGACGCCGTCACAGGGTTGCTCTCCCTGAACCGGGTGACGGTCAACGCGGGACTGAGCAAAGCGGTCACCGGCCGTTCCGGAACGACGCTGGTGTCGTTCAACGAACACGGTCACGTCGATGGTGAGACGGTGGGATTGCTGACCTACCGGTGA